In Rodentibacter haemolyticus, the DNA window ATTTTGAAATTGATGTTACCTTGTGGAGTCATCATTTCCACTTCATCTCCCAATAAGAATTTGTTTTTTACGGCGACCTCCGCCATACCTTGCTCATTTCGTTTGCCGGTAAACTCACCGACAAATTGTTGACGCTCCGAGATGGAGTACCCATATTCGTAGTTTTGATATTCATCGTGAGTATGACGGCGCAAAAAACCTTCCGTATAACCGCGATGAGCCAGTGATTCCAAGGTATCCATCAAACTTTCATCGAATGGTTTACCCGCAGCGGCATCATCAATAGCTTTACGATATACTTGAGCGGTACGTGCGCAATAATAGAAAGATTTGGTTCGGCCTTCGATTTTTAAAGAATGTACACCAAGTGCGGTTAGTTTTTCCACGTGTTGTACGGCACGGAGATCTTTTGAATTCATAAAGTAAGTCCCGTGTTCATCTTCAAATGCGGTCATTTGTTCATCCGGCTTTTGTGATTCGGTATAAAGGAAAACTTTGTCTGTAGTATTGCCTTCGCCTAATGTCGGGGCAACGTTTTTTACTTCAATTTGTTGTGAAAGATCGACTTTCGGTACGATATTGCCCACCTCGTCCGTTGTGCCTTCTTCCATTTTATATTCCCAACGGCAAGCATTGGTACAAGTGCCTTGATTCGGGTCACGTTTGTTAATATAGCCGGAAAGCAGACAACGCCCGGAGTACGCCATACATAATGCACCGTGAACGAAGATCTCTAATTCGATATCAGGTACTTGTCGGCGGATTTCGGCAATCTCTTCTAAAGAGAGCTCACGGGATAGGATTACGCGGGTTAAACCCACTTGTTTCCAAAATTTCACCGTTGCCCAGTTTACCGCATTGGATTGTACTGAAAGATGAATATCAATATTTGGAAAATGTTCACGTACCAACATAATTAATCCTGGATCGGACATAATAAGCGCATCCGGCCCCATATCAATTACAGGTTGTAAATCTTTAATAAAGGTTTTTAGCTTAGAATTGTGCGGCGCAATATTCACTACAACATAGAATTTTTTGCCGAGTGCGTGCGCTTCATCAATGCCGATTTTTAAATTGGCGTGGTTAAATTCATTAT includes these proteins:
- the trhP gene encoding prephenate-dependent tRNA uridine(34) hydroxylase TrhP, which produces MTAQFKPELLSPAGSLKNMRYAFAYGADAVYAGQPRYSLRVRNNEFNHANLKIGIDEAHALGKKFYVVVNIAPHNSKLKTFIKDLQPVIDMGPDALIMSDPGLIMLVREHFPNIDIHLSVQSNAVNWATVKFWKQVGLTRVILSRELSLEEIAEIRRQVPDIELEIFVHGALCMAYSGRCLLSGYINKRDPNQGTCTNACRWEYKMEEGTTDEVGNIVPKVDLSQQIEVKNVAPTLGEGNTTDKVFLYTESQKPDEQMTAFEDEHGTYFMNSKDLRAVQHVEKLTALGVHSLKIEGRTKSFYYCARTAQVYRKAIDDAAAGKPFDESLMDTLESLAHRGYTEGFLRRHTHDEYQNYEYGYSISERQQFVGEFTGKRNEQGMAEVAVKNKFLLGDEVEMMTPQGNINFKIEKMLNRKNENLEAALGDGHFVFLEVPEEINLEYALLMRNLVNTNTRNPHN